One window from the genome of Desulfobacterales bacterium encodes:
- a CDS encoding radical SAM protein, which translates to MNKLLLINPVKRRSGYLLSPFSTFPPLGLSYVAAVTPSNWEVQIADENFEELTFEPADLVGITAFTSSITRAYEIARIYRQQGIKVIMGGIHASMCPDEILQYADAVVIGEVEDVWETVIKDFEQNRLQEKYVGPHVDFSRPQIKPRRDLLNPNYVWHSVQTSRGCPFNCDFCSVSRYLGKAYRQRYAEDVLDELAGIDGELIAFLDDNLVGVSAENKERAKELFKGMIRMGLSKKWWMQTSINSADDEDLLALAAEAGCLCAFIGFEAISEKTLKGMRKGINLKLGIDNYKKVVKTFHKYGIAVYGAFILGNDFESANYYRQLADFIAHSGIDIVQISLLTPLPGTKLMEVMQKENRIVYQDFPQDWEKYRLSYIVHQPNGIDADAVYIGNNLIKQRLYSFPTYQMRMLRSLLSLKNLNSFYAAKKFNVSLKKAWQGSHYYRDYPTEFPKTPTN; encoded by the coding sequence ATGAACAAACTATTACTGATCAATCCTGTAAAACGTAGGAGCGGCTATCTCCTGAGCCCCTTTTCAACCTTTCCGCCGCTGGGCTTGTCCTACGTTGCCGCTGTCACGCCCTCGAATTGGGAGGTTCAGATCGCCGATGAAAATTTTGAGGAATTGACATTTGAACCAGCCGATCTGGTGGGTATCACGGCCTTTACCAGCAGCATCACCCGGGCCTATGAAATTGCCCGGATATATCGTCAGCAGGGGATCAAAGTCATCATGGGGGGCATTCACGCCTCCATGTGTCCGGATGAAATCCTGCAATATGCCGACGCCGTGGTCATTGGCGAGGTGGAGGATGTCTGGGAAACGGTTATCAAAGATTTTGAACAAAATCGGCTACAGGAAAAATATGTTGGGCCGCATGTTGATTTTTCACGTCCTCAGATCAAGCCTCGGCGCGATTTGCTCAATCCCAACTATGTGTGGCATTCCGTTCAGACCTCACGTGGCTGCCCGTTTAACTGTGATTTTTGCTCGGTCTCGCGTTATCTGGGCAAAGCCTACCGGCAACGCTATGCCGAAGATGTGCTCGATGAATTGGCCGGCATTGATGGGGAGCTGATTGCCTTTTTGGATGATAACCTGGTGGGGGTGAGCGCCGAGAACAAAGAGCGGGCCAAAGAACTCTTCAAAGGCATGATTCGTATGGGCCTATCCAAGAAATGGTGGATGCAAACCTCCATAAATTCTGCTGATGATGAGGATCTCTTGGCACTGGCTGCGGAGGCCGGTTGCCTGTGCGCGTTTATCGGATTTGAGGCCATCAGCGAAAAAACCCTCAAGGGGATGCGAAAAGGCATCAATTTAAAGCTGGGAATTGACAATTACAAAAAGGTGGTCAAGACCTTCCACAAATATGGGATTGCCGTCTACGGCGCTTTTATCCTGGGCAATGATTTTGAATCTGCCAACTATTACCGGCAGTTGGCGGACTTTATCGCCCACTCCGGCATTGATATTGTTCAAATCAGCTTGCTGACACCGCTGCCCGGCACCAAATTGATGGAGGTGATGCAAAAGGAAAACCGCATCGTCTACCAAGATTTTCCGCAGGATTGGGAAAAATACCGCCTTTCTTATATTGTTCACCAGCCAAACGGTATCGATGCGGACGCCGTTTACATTGGCAACAATCTTATTAAACAGCGTCTGTATTCTTTTCCGACTTACCAGATGCGGATGCTACGCTCTTTGCTGAGTCTTAAAAATTTGAACAGCTTTTATGCCGCCAAAAAATTTAATGTCTCTTTGAAAAAAGCCTGGCAGGGTTCCCATTACTACAGAGACTATCCAACCGAGTTTCCCAAAACACCGACCAATTGA
- a CDS encoding HD domain-containing protein, with amino-acid sequence MLNLFSKDNLKPFSRTGMLISRLSPIAAALEMKDPYTREHGRRVAIYARRLAQRIGLKATDVEDIQLGGLLHDMGKIGLSAKVLNNTHKQLSGDMMAEVRLHPLIGVAVLKDFDLPAAAIDCVLYHHEKIDGSGYPFGLRDEQIPLGAKIVRAADCFDAITTDRPYQQRKSWIEALGILRQISGTDLDPDLVEAFIADIKEWGLVHHPSRFISLYSPSELSLS; translated from the coding sequence ATGTTGAACCTATTTAGCAAAGATAATTTAAAACCGTTCAGCCGTACCGGCATGCTGATTTCCAGGCTGTCCCCCATTGCAGCAGCCCTGGAAATGAAAGATCCCTACACCCGAGAGCATGGCCGGCGGGTGGCCATATATGCCCGTCGCCTGGCGCAACGCATCGGCCTGAAGGCCACTGATGTTGAGGACATCCAACTGGGCGGGCTGCTGCATGATATGGGCAAAATCGGCCTGAGCGCAAAGGTTCTTAACAATACTCACAAGCAGCTTTCCGGTGATATGATGGCTGAAGTGCGCTTGCACCCTTTGATCGGTGTGGCCGTTTTAAAGGATTTTGACCTGCCGGCAGCGGCCATCGATTGTGTCCTATATCACCATGAAAAAATCGATGGCAGCGGTTATCCCTTCGGCCTCAGAGACGAGCAGATTCCGCTGGGTGCCAAAATTGTCAGGGCTGCGGATTGTTTTGATGCCATCACAACCGATCGGCCCTATCAGCAGCGCAAAAGCTGGATCGAAGCTTTGGGGATCTTGCGTCAGATCAGCGGCACCGATCTGGATCCGGATCTGGTGGAAGCCTTCATCGCCGATATAAAGGAATGGGGGCTGGTGCACCATCCGTCCCGATTCATCTCCCTGTACAGCCCCTCAGAGTTGTCTCTATCGTAG